The following coding sequences lie in one Apium graveolens cultivar Ventura chromosome 3, ASM990537v1, whole genome shotgun sequence genomic window:
- the LOC141712887 gene encoding diacylglycerol kinase 4-like isoform X4, whose product MDNSTRLRDQLNLGIRMESIMSNWIGIPKDELKKKIIMPTYIRLAMYQAMESKDIDAPNYRFESSEESPESPLVVFINSRSGGRQGPELKEILQNLMSEEQVFDLSTMKPHEFVQYGLGCLEKFAGLGDQCAIDIREKLRVVAAGGDGTVGWLLGCLGELSKQGREPVPPTSIIPLGTGNDLSRSFGWGGSLTFKWKSAVKRSLYRATNGPICRLDSWKLRILMPAGEELETPHALKPTEEFLLDQDLEIGGELAEKVSCYEGVFYNYCSIGMDAQVAYGFHNLRNEKPFLAQGPIANKIIYSGYSCKQGWFLTPCIADPSLRGLNNILRMHIKTLNCSDWKQVPLPSSIRALVALNLQNYASGRNPWGNLKPDYMEKEILV is encoded by the exons ATGGATAATTCAACAAGACTAAGAGATCAATTAAATTTAGGTATAAGAATGGAATCGATCATGAGCAATTGGATAGGAATCCCGAAAGACGAATTAAAGAAGAAGATCATAATGCCTACATATATTCGTCTGGCCATGTACCAAGCTATGGAATCCAAAGATATTGATGCACCAAATTATCGTTTCGAAAGCTCCGAAGAATCTCCGGAATCTCCTTTGGTTGTGTTTATTAATTCGCGTAGCGGTGGTCGCCAGGGTCCTGAACTTAAAGAGATTCTCCAGAATCTGATGAGCGAAGAGCAG GTCTTTGACCTTTCAACAATGAAGCCTCATGAATTTGTTCAGTATGGATTAGGTTGCCTGGAGAAGTTTGCTGGCCTTGGAGACCAGTGCGCTATAGACATCCGTGAAAAGCTGAGGGTTGTG GCTGCAGGAGGTGACGGTACAGTGGGTTGGCTTCTAGGGTGCCTTGGAGAACTTAGCAAACAGGGTAGAGAGCCTGTTCCGCCAACATCAATAATCCCTCTAGGTACAGGAAATGACTTATCCAGGAGTTTTGGTTGG GGTGGATCACTTACTTTCAAGTGGAAATCAGCTGTTAAAAGAAGTCTCTACCGGGCCACTAATGGACCAATTTGTCGGTTGGATAG CTGGAAACTTCGCATATTGATGCCAGCTGGAGAAGAGTTGGAAACACCACATGCTCTGAAGCCCACTGAAGAGTTTTTGCTGGATCAG GACCTGGAAATCGGAGGGGAGTTGGCTGAAAAAGTATCCTGCTATGAGGGCGTGTTTTATAACTACTGCAGCATAG GAATGGATGCCCAAGTTGCTTACGGTTTTCACAATTTGCGGAATGAAAAACCCTTCCTTGCTCAAGGTCCTATAGCGAATAAG ATCATATATTCGGGATACTCTTGCAAACAAGGTTGGTTTCTCACACCCTGTATTGCTGATCCAAGTTTAAG GGGACTAAATAATATATTGAGGATGCACATTAAAACTCTCAACTGCTCAGACTGGAAGCAAGTTCCTCTCCCGTCAAG